A single region of the bacterium genome encodes:
- a CDS encoding iron-only hydrogenase system regulator, which produces MDKRLGFVGIIIEDRKKASSRINSLLSEYGDIIAARVGIPYKEKNCCVITLVVDATTDELGSLTGKLGAIEGVSVKSALGKVKSR; this is translated from the coding sequence ATGGATAAAAGACTGGGTTTTGTTGGAATCATAATTGAGGATAGAAAAAAGGCTTCTTCAAGAATTAACAGTTTGCTTTCAGAATACGGAGATATTATTGCAGCGCGCGTTGGTATTCCTTATAAAGAGAAGAATTGCTGTGTTATCACGCTTGTAGTAGATGCTACTACAGATGAGCTTGGATCTTTAACAGGAAAGCTGGGCGCTATTGAGGGCGTATCAGTAAAATCAGCAC